Proteins co-encoded in one Pyxidicoccus xibeiensis genomic window:
- a CDS encoding cytochrome c oxidase subunit I, with protein MSLFSSDHKAVARRYLWSGLGFLLLGGVLALLIRWQWALPGQPVPGLAWALPESHGALTPPSYTAVFTMHGLIMIFFAVTPLLFGALGHFVLPLAIGARGLAFPRLSALGYQVYAVGGVLVLASFGVRLGPASAGWTAYPPLSTPAFTPGLGQTLVTVAVLCAAASAFLYGLNFVVTVVRCRAPGMTWGRLPLTVWGLFFASVLNVLFVPVLAAATALLLMDRLLGTQFFIAGAAAVGGGGDPVVYQHLFWLFGHPEVYILILPAWGMVGDFVAFFSRRPAHGYRLTAGAMGAVTALSGLVYAHHLFTSGMSPLLGRAFMVLTLIISLPAQVMFLNWLMTLWRGSVRLTSPMLAALGTMVVFGLGGITGLALGAVATDVPLHGTLWVVGHFHLTMGAASFLAVFAGLYFWFPKMYGRAMHEGLAKAHVLSSAVLFLGVFGGQLAAGYAGQLRRLYDPYQYTYLKHLLALNQWTTVFAFLLGAVQVLFVVNLVWTLRRGRAAEQNPWEVGTLEWTSALSPPPEGNFATVPVVLRGPHALSQPEVLERLGRDWIGQAEPLPEPASSEADDALGSVSTVGGAT; from the coding sequence GTGAGCCTGTTCTCCTCGGACCACAAGGCGGTGGCGCGGCGGTACCTGTGGAGCGGGCTGGGCTTCCTGCTGCTCGGCGGGGTGCTGGCGCTGCTCATCCGCTGGCAGTGGGCCCTGCCGGGGCAGCCGGTACCGGGGCTGGCCTGGGCGCTCCCCGAGTCTCACGGCGCGCTCACTCCGCCGTCCTACACGGCCGTGTTCACGATGCACGGCCTCATCATGATCTTCTTCGCGGTGACGCCGCTGCTCTTCGGAGCGCTCGGGCACTTCGTGCTGCCGCTGGCCATTGGCGCGCGAGGCCTGGCCTTCCCCCGGCTGTCCGCCCTTGGGTACCAGGTCTACGCCGTCGGTGGAGTGCTGGTGCTGGCCTCGTTCGGCGTGCGGCTCGGCCCGGCGAGCGCGGGGTGGACGGCGTACCCGCCCCTGTCGACGCCGGCCTTCACGCCGGGCCTGGGACAGACGCTGGTGACGGTGGCGGTGCTGTGCGCGGCGGCGTCCGCGTTCCTCTACGGCCTCAACTTCGTCGTCACGGTGGTGCGGTGCCGGGCGCCGGGGATGACGTGGGGCCGGCTGCCGCTGACGGTGTGGGGGCTGTTCTTCGCCTCGGTGCTCAACGTGCTGTTCGTGCCGGTGCTGGCGGCGGCCACCGCGCTGCTGCTGATGGACCGGCTGCTGGGCACGCAGTTCTTCATCGCGGGCGCGGCGGCGGTGGGCGGAGGCGGCGACCCGGTGGTGTACCAGCACCTCTTCTGGCTGTTCGGCCACCCGGAGGTCTACATCCTCATCCTCCCGGCCTGGGGCATGGTGGGCGACTTCGTGGCCTTCTTCAGCCGCAGGCCCGCGCACGGCTACCGGCTGACGGCGGGGGCCATGGGCGCGGTGACGGCGCTGAGCGGGCTCGTCTACGCGCACCACCTCTTCACGAGCGGGATGTCGCCGCTGCTCGGCCGCGCGTTCATGGTGCTGACGCTCATCATCTCGCTGCCGGCGCAGGTGATGTTCCTCAACTGGCTGATGACGCTGTGGCGGGGGAGCGTGCGGCTGACGTCGCCGATGCTCGCGGCGCTCGGGACGATGGTCGTGTTCGGCCTGGGCGGCATCACCGGACTGGCGCTGGGCGCGGTGGCCACGGACGTGCCGCTGCACGGGACGCTGTGGGTGGTGGGCCACTTCCACCTGACGATGGGCGCGGCGAGCTTCCTCGCCGTCTTCGCCGGGCTCTACTTCTGGTTCCCGAAGATGTACGGGCGGGCGATGCACGAAGGGCTGGCGAAGGCCCACGTGCTGTCGAGCGCGGTGCTGTTCCTCGGCGTCTTCGGCGGGCAGCTCGCGGCGGGGTACGCGGGACAGCTCCGGCGGCTGTATGACCCGTACCAGTACACGTACCTGAAGCACCTGCTGGCGCTGAACCAGTGGACGACGGTGTTCGCGTTCCTGCTCGGCGCGGTGCAGGTGCTGTTCGTGGTGAACCTGGTCTGGACGCTGCGGCGCGGCCGGGCGGCGGAGCAGAACCCGTGGGAGGTGGGGACGCTGGAGTGGACGAGCGCGCTCAGCCCACCACCCGAGGGCAACTTCGCCACGGTGCCGGTGGTGCTGCGCGGGCCGCATGCGCTGTCGCAGCCGGAGGTGCTGGAGCGGCTCGGCCGGGACTGGATTGGACAGGCGGAGCCGCTGCCCGAGCCGGCGTCGTCGGAAGCAGACGACGCGCTCGGGAGCGTGTCCACGGTGGGAGGTGCCACGTGA
- a CDS encoding c-type cytochrome has protein sequence MSAPRFLLAVLSLSLAACSSRTAPTFEPLKLADGRVVPAATLSRGHAVYTHYCASCHGERGDGQGPAGRGMRPVPRSFRQGLFKFGGVAAGELPTDDALKRTLRRGLHGTPMFAWDVPESDVEAVVQYLKTFSPRWKEEAPGQPLGVTPDPWKGREAEAVERGRVAYHVSGGGNAGCASCHVAYLPRAELAALMEKSLGRKVDLSKVDPYTAQPRESEHPLEVDAQGEPTLLGKVLPPDFLFHRLRTVWPEGDKVEGTPYTAERQREDLYRVITAGVGGAAMPTWKGAIPEENLWALAYYVQSLARLRDTDEARELKARLRASTMPVQ, from the coding sequence ATGAGTGCCCCCCGGTTCCTGCTGGCGGTCCTCTCACTCTCGCTGGCGGCGTGCAGCTCCAGGACCGCGCCCACCTTCGAGCCGCTGAAGCTGGCCGACGGGCGCGTCGTCCCGGCGGCGACGCTGTCTCGCGGGCACGCGGTGTACACGCACTACTGCGCGTCCTGCCATGGTGAGCGCGGAGATGGCCAGGGCCCCGCGGGGCGCGGCATGCGGCCGGTGCCCCGGAGCTTCCGTCAGGGCCTCTTCAAGTTCGGCGGAGTCGCCGCGGGCGAGCTGCCCACGGACGACGCCCTGAAGCGCACGCTGCGCCGCGGCCTGCACGGCACGCCGATGTTCGCGTGGGACGTCCCCGAGTCCGACGTGGAAGCCGTGGTGCAGTACCTCAAGACCTTCAGCCCCCGCTGGAAGGAGGAGGCACCGGGCCAGCCCCTGGGGGTGACGCCCGACCCATGGAAGGGCCGCGAGGCCGAGGCCGTGGAGCGCGGCCGCGTCGCGTACCACGTATCCGGTGGCGGCAACGCGGGCTGTGCGAGCTGCCACGTGGCGTACCTGCCTCGCGCGGAGCTGGCCGCCCTCATGGAGAAGTCGCTGGGCCGCAAGGTGGACCTGTCGAAGGTGGACCCGTACACGGCGCAGCCGCGCGAGTCCGAGCACCCCCTCGAGGTCGACGCCCAGGGCGAGCCCACCCTGCTGGGCAAGGTGCTGCCGCCGGACTTCCTCTTCCACCGGCTGCGCACGGTGTGGCCGGAGGGCGACAAGGTCGAGGGCACGCCGTACACCGCCGAGCGCCAGCGCGAGGACCTCTACCGCGTCATCACGGCCGGTGTGGGCGGCGCCGCCATGCCCACGTGGAAGGGCGCCATCCCCGAGGAGAACCTCTGGGCGCTCGCGTACTACGTGCAGTCGCTGGCACGGCTCCGCGACACGGACGAGGCTCGGGAGCTGAAGGCACGCCTCCGCGCCTCCACCATGCCCGTCCAGTGA
- a CDS encoding SCO family protein, whose amino-acid sequence MSADSPIAAPQVRLTQRPGFWAGLAIVALGSAAATGATLLKDRSVPLPQLGALPEFTFTRHDGQPFGSGQLRGRPYVANFIFTRCPTICPAFTRKMVGVQERTTSFGAGLQLVSFSVDPKYDTPERLAEYGQRHGADFSRWSFLTGDYEQLKATIVQGFKVSMGREAGAAEDDLLSIFHGTHFVLVDPEGQIRGYYDSADDEATSRLLDDTRRLAREER is encoded by the coding sequence ATGTCCGCTGACTCCCCCATCGCGGCCCCCCAGGTCCGCCTGACGCAGCGCCCCGGCTTCTGGGCCGGGCTCGCCATCGTCGCGCTCGGCAGCGCGGCCGCCACGGGTGCCACCCTGCTGAAGGACCGGAGCGTTCCGCTGCCGCAGCTCGGCGCCCTGCCGGAGTTCACCTTCACCCGCCATGACGGCCAGCCCTTCGGCAGCGGCCAGCTCCGGGGCCGGCCCTACGTGGCCAACTTCATCTTCACGCGCTGCCCCACCATCTGCCCCGCCTTCACGCGGAAGATGGTCGGCGTGCAGGAGCGCACCACGTCCTTCGGAGCCGGGCTCCAGCTCGTGTCCTTCTCCGTCGACCCGAAGTACGACACCCCCGAGCGCCTCGCCGAGTACGGCCAGCGCCACGGCGCCGACTTCTCCCGGTGGAGCTTCCTCACCGGCGACTACGAGCAGCTCAAGGCCACCATCGTCCAGGGCTTCAAGGTCAGCATGGGCCGCGAGGCCGGCGCCGCCGAGGATGACCTGCTCTCCATCTTCCACGGCACCCACTTCGTGCTCGTGGACCCTGAAGGGCAGATTCGCGGCTACTACGACAGCGCCGACGACGAGGCCACCTCCCGCCTCCTCGACGACACCCGGCGCCTGGCCCGCGAAGAGCGCTGA
- a CDS encoding cytochrome c oxidase subunit 3 — MKSTVPVSEQQREDGAQLPEGPREEAWGRTPAPEGAQRHASDDAPGLPRHDLSAHAEGTRWLGMVLGLAAWTMFFVSLTFAVGWYRMREPWPPLPFSPLLLAAPGLFLVAGSVVLHRSRRSAPLRRLVTALVLGGGFVAMQAGLTHVAWWNHQLRIPQDGVPASAYYGLTGLHVLHVLAVLAGVFLSAVRLWRGTEVRDAVRRHAPGWHFVTAMWLLLFLAVYLP; from the coding sequence GTGAAGTCCACGGTGCCCGTGAGTGAGCAGCAGCGTGAGGACGGCGCGCAGCTCCCTGAAGGGCCACGAGAGGAGGCGTGGGGGAGGACTCCGGCTCCCGAGGGAGCGCAGCGGCACGCGAGCGATGATGCTCCCGGGCTCCCACGCCACGACCTCTCAGCTCACGCGGAGGGGACCCGGTGGCTCGGCATGGTGCTGGGGCTCGCGGCGTGGACGATGTTCTTCGTCTCGCTGACGTTCGCCGTGGGCTGGTATCGGATGCGCGAGCCCTGGCCGCCGCTGCCCTTCTCTCCGCTGCTGCTCGCGGCGCCAGGCCTGTTCCTCGTGGCGGGCAGTGTCGTGCTCCACCGGTCGAGGCGAAGCGCACCCCTTCGCAGGCTCGTGACGGCGCTGGTGCTCGGCGGGGGCTTCGTTGCCATGCAGGCGGGGCTGACGCACGTCGCGTGGTGGAACCACCAGCTGCGCATCCCCCAGGACGGCGTGCCCGCCTCCGCGTACTACGGACTCACGGGCCTGCATGTGCTGCACGTGCTCGCCGTGCTCGCGGGCGTGTTCCTCTCCGCCGTGCGTCTGTGGCGGGGAACGGAGGTGCGGGACGCGGTGCGAAGGCATGCGCCCGGCTGGCACTTCGTGACGGCGATGTGGCTGCTGCTCTTCCTGGCGGTGTACCTCCCATGA
- a CDS encoding cytochrome c oxidase subunit II, producing the protein MSPLPSGAEDTAALREVGAALPGNGGAGLHGAPEVGAALPDETPSPGRGDTLPDGAARPESGLVPPGSAPTVAAGLTPDAPRDAWTLALPEDASTHGHRIDALLGWSHRFDAVLVAIALGWLVFAVWRFRGARRVASDGGTRRSRAWVLGLALGAFVVVDGTLLLGSHAYLRDVLWNFHVPAEDPRTVRIEVNAHQWSWEARYAGEDGRFGTPDDVVTWNDLRVPVGVPVWVQLVSTDVVHGFSLPHFRVKLDAIPGRVNQTWFQAAREGTWEVACYQHCGTSHYKMRGLLHVMSPESYAAWLHEAGRQAVQAHDENDSAARWGWEWKAP; encoded by the coding sequence GTGAGCCCGCTGCCTTCCGGAGCGGAGGACACGGCTGCGCTCCGCGAGGTGGGAGCGGCACTGCCGGGCAACGGGGGCGCCGGACTCCATGGTGCGCCAGAGGTGGGCGCGGCCCTGCCCGATGAAACCCCATCGCCAGGGCGCGGAGACACCCTGCCGGACGGAGCCGCACGACCGGAGAGCGGACTCGTCCCGCCCGGCTCCGCGCCCACGGTGGCTGCGGGGCTCACTCCCGACGCACCTCGTGACGCCTGGACGCTGGCGCTGCCCGAGGATGCGAGCACACACGGACATCGCATCGACGCGCTGCTCGGATGGAGCCATCGCTTCGACGCGGTGCTGGTGGCGATAGCGCTGGGGTGGTTGGTGTTCGCGGTGTGGCGCTTCCGGGGCGCACGGCGGGTGGCGTCGGATGGAGGGACGCGGCGCTCGCGAGCGTGGGTGCTGGGCCTGGCGCTGGGCGCCTTCGTCGTGGTGGACGGCACGCTGCTGCTGGGCTCTCACGCCTACCTGCGCGACGTGCTGTGGAACTTCCACGTGCCCGCGGAGGACCCGCGCACGGTGCGGATTGAAGTCAATGCGCACCAGTGGTCCTGGGAGGCGCGGTACGCCGGCGAGGACGGCCGCTTCGGCACGCCCGACGACGTGGTGACGTGGAACGACCTGCGCGTCCCGGTGGGCGTGCCCGTCTGGGTGCAGCTCGTGTCCACGGACGTGGTGCACGGCTTCTCGCTGCCGCACTTCCGCGTGAAGCTGGATGCGATTCCGGGCCGCGTGAACCAGACGTGGTTCCAGGCCGCGCGCGAGGGGACGTGGGAGGTGGCCTGCTACCAGCACTGCGGCACCAGCCACTACAAGATGCGCGGCCTGCTCCACGTCATGTCACCCGAGTCCTACGCCGCGTGGCTGCACGAGGCGGGACGGCAGGCCGTGCAGGCCCATGACGAGAACGACAGCGCGGCGCGGTGGGGCTGGGAGTGGAAGGCGCCGTGA
- a CDS encoding LysM peptidoglycan-binding domain-containing protein, whose translation MTTYSVRSGDTLGALARRFNTSVDALAKANGIANPNKIYAGQKLNVPDGFDAPRVSGSGGGSSYTVKSGDTLSGIAGKFGTSVSALAKANGISNPNRIFAGQRLTIPGSGGAAPSSPAPSGGSRTHTVKSGDTLSGIAGKYGTSVGALQRANNISNPNLIYVGQKLTIPGGGAAPGQPAPNPPPVGGVGGPKPVPGGSAGVTVAQLRRVMPNLSQAKAEQYLPHLNRAMAEANITTPQRKAAFLAQLAHESGELRYMEEIASGAAYEGRRDLGNTQPGDGVRYKGRGPIQLTGRANYRAAGQALGIDLEGNPARAKDPDVAFRIAGWYWSSRNLNTYADAGNFREVTRRINGGYNGMASREMYYRRAQDVF comes from the coding sequence GTGACGACCTACTCCGTTCGCAGCGGTGACACGCTCGGTGCCCTGGCCCGGCGCTTCAACACGTCGGTGGATGCGCTGGCGAAGGCCAACGGCATCGCCAACCCGAACAAGATCTACGCCGGTCAGAAGCTGAACGTCCCGGACGGGTTCGACGCGCCCCGGGTCTCGGGCTCGGGCGGTGGCTCCAGCTACACGGTGAAGTCCGGTGACACGCTGAGCGGAATCGCGGGCAAGTTCGGCACCTCGGTGAGCGCGCTGGCGAAGGCGAACGGCATCTCCAACCCCAACCGCATCTTCGCCGGCCAGCGGCTCACGATTCCGGGCAGCGGCGGCGCGGCGCCGAGCAGCCCGGCCCCCTCCGGCGGTAGCCGGACGCACACGGTGAAGTCGGGCGACACGCTGAGCGGCATCGCCGGCAAGTACGGCACGTCGGTGGGCGCGCTGCAGCGGGCGAACAACATCTCCAACCCGAACCTCATCTACGTGGGCCAGAAGCTCACGATTCCGGGCGGTGGCGCGGCCCCGGGCCAGCCGGCTCCGAACCCGCCGCCGGTGGGCGGGGTGGGTGGGCCGAAGCCGGTGCCGGGTGGCTCGGCGGGAGTGACGGTGGCGCAGCTGCGCCGGGTGATGCCGAACCTGTCCCAGGCGAAGGCCGAGCAGTACCTGCCGCACCTGAACCGGGCCATGGCGGAGGCGAACATCACCACGCCGCAGCGCAAGGCCGCCTTCCTGGCGCAGCTCGCGCACGAGAGCGGTGAGCTGCGCTACATGGAGGAGATTGCCTCCGGTGCGGCGTACGAGGGCCGTCGCGATTTGGGCAACACCCAGCCGGGCGATGGCGTGCGCTACAAGGGCCGTGGCCCCATCCAGCTCACCGGCCGCGCCAACTACCGGGCCGCGGGCCAGGCGCTGGGCATCGACCTGGAGGGCAACCCCGCGCGCGCGAAGGACCCGGACGTCGCGTTCCGCATCGCGGGTTGGTACTGGTCTTCGCGCAACCTCAACACCTACGCGGACGCGGGCAACTTCCGCGAGGTCACCCGCCGCATCAACGGCGGCTACAACGGCATGGCGAGCCGCGAGATGTACTACCGCCGCGCGCAGGACGTGTTCTGA